DNA sequence from the Vicia villosa cultivar HV-30 ecotype Madison, WI linkage group LG3, Vvil1.0, whole genome shotgun sequence genome:
TCATATAAATTCCACATAATCAAACTATATAAACAAATTCATAAACTAACATGTATGAATCCAGTTTAAGACTAATGCAATCCTTGGAGACCAATTGATTTATACATCTATGTTTCCATTTCCTGTGGCTTTGGTTGAGTGAATTGAGCTATAACATAAATAACTTGATGACAAAAAAGACGCGAAAATTCACTTTACAGAAATATACACAAAGTTGTAAAGGCGAACTCGTGCTATTAGTATTCGAAATATAACTTCACTTGCTTTGACAACTCTTTCAACTGTCACAGACCTGTCTGCAACGGGAGAAGAGTCTCTTGAGTACTTTGGATGAAGCGAGAAAGCTCTGTCGGTGCAACCACTAATTTTAACCACTTTTGTAGCTCTTCACCCTCGACTTTCTCCTTTTCTGAAAAACAAGCCCCGTTAGAACATTGTGGATAAGCAAAAATGAAGCCAAAATGTAGCAAGACTAATTATTACCTTCCAAATAAGCACCAAGACCTTCCAAGACAGTAGGATTTGCTCGGATAATGGAAAGTGCAACAGCCAGTGCAGACTTCAGTAATGTTTGCACCTCCCTTTGAACAAGATCAACGAGGTGTCCCTGTTACGTACAAACAAAGATCAGCATACTTAAAACATTGagtatgaagaagaaaaaaaaaggttaaaaaaCTGCAGCACCTGATCCCTTCCCCAAGGAACTCCACCCCCAGATTCATCCATTCCACCGCTAGAAAGAGTGGAGATTGACATAGGGCCTATGGACTGATTAAGACCATATTCAGCTATAGCCTTGTATGCCATATCGGTTGCTCTTCGTATATCATCAACTGCACCTGTTGAAACTCGACCAGAATAAACAACTTCTTCAGCCGCACGTCCTCCAAGAAGGGTCACCAGGCGACCGTGCAACTCGTCAATGAATAGCAAATATCTATCCTCATTTGTTGGAGGAATATAAGTAAAGCCCAAAGCCCCTCCCGACCTCGGCAATATACTCAGTTTCTGACAACACACACCATACAGtttattaaaaatgaatttgAAACAACCTAGTAGTAGCTGAATCCGCATATCTGCAGACTGCAATAGCAGTAGAATCTTTGAAGTGTGAATAATAGAGAATCTTCTATGAGTTTACCTCAACACGTGGTTGTCCAGGAAGAAGCTTTGCAACTGCAGTACCAACTACAGCATGGCCGGCCTCATGTCGTGCAACAACGGCTTTCTCACTTCCTTGCAACTTGGCAGTCTTCTTCTCTATGCCCTAAAAAAAAGTAACTTGGTTTATATTCACAATAACTTAACGGAAAACTAATATTTTAGTTTATCATTTTTTGTCTGGTAGAAAATCTTTTGAATCTACATCTACATGCGTAAACAACTAGATGCATAAAGAAAGATTCAAAAGTAACAAAAGACCAATTTGAGTTAGTTAAATACCACCGTGAGTATGACTTACAGCTATTGATCTTTCTACCGCATGAATGAAATCAATTTTCCCTACTACAGCTTTACTTTGTCTTCCAGCTAGCAAAGCCGCCTCATTTACTAGGTTTGCAAGATCTGCACTGTAACAATGTAACATGTTTCAAATCAAACTCCAATCTATGTattcaaagaagaagaaaaggtgTCGTatgaaacaattttttaaaaaagaaaacagCTCAATTACCCAGTGAAACCAGTTGTCATAGAAGCTATGTCACCAAGAACAacatctttggctaaaggaagtTCTTTTTTGGAAACATGAACTTTCAGGATGGATTCTCTTCCAATCCTATCAGGTGCTTCCACCTAAGAAGGATTTTGGGAAGTTTGTTATAGATATGCAGAACAATGAATTCTTAGTTCAATATCAGTAATTCGGGATTCTATACATATATAAAGGGAtaccaaattttccttttttcttaTTAATAATTTCATCCTTCTTTACCCAATTAACTAATTATCACGTAAATTTTGTAACTTCAATCTTTTTTATCTAGAAAAGCCAATATATGATACAGACCATAACTACGCGATCAAATCTTCCTGGACGGCGAAGAGCGGGGTCCAAGACATCTGACCTATTAGTAGCTCCAATTACTATCACTCCAGAATTGCTTTCAAATCCATCCATCTCCTGCAATGTAACTTTAAATTATTAGCCACTCTGGGATAGTAGcattttttctcaatttttttattaattttttacattTGAGAGAAATGATAAATGGCAAAGGAATACTAACAGTGAGCAACTGGTTCAAGGTTTGCTCTCGTTCATCATTGCTGACCATGCGAAATTTACCATCACGACTTTTAGCTACAGCATCTATCTGTATACCAAAATAAACTCTAATCACCATGCAGTATTGTCAGAATCATAAGTCGGGAATCGGGATGTAGGATTCCCATGCAACAAGAGAATACATTTTTATACCTCGTCGATAAATATTATTGATGGAGCTTCCCTTTTTGCCTTTTCAAAAAGATCTCTTACACGAGAAGCACCCATTCCAACATACAACTCTACAAACTCACTAGCAGAACAACTTATAAATGGCACATCAGCTTCCGCGGCCACAGCCTTTGCTAGTAGAGTCTTGCCTGTCCCAGGAATGCCCACCTGTAAGATTAATCAACGGATGTTTACAATCTACCTCTCACCCCcccaaaaaatattaaaaatcatcaaATTACATGATACACTAGGGTCTGTTTGGGTAAACAGCTTAATTTAAGCACTTAAAGCATAAGCTCAAATCATACAAGTCTTTatgtataaattatttttatgacaAGATATAATAAAGCCAAGTAGTTCACATAAGCTATTCTTCGTAAGTTATCTTAAAGTTTGTGGAAATTAGTTGAAAACAAGTTATGGATAATGGATATGttatgtcataagttgttttcacaAGCTCCCTCAAACAGTCTCAAAAGTGTTTATGCTAGTAACTAAGCTCAAATAAGTCACAACTCAAACAAGTCGTAGCTCAAACATACAGATAATACATAAGCATAAACAGTTTGAGGATTTATTCCCACTAGAACTACCTTTGACATGCACATAGATTAGTCAAACAAAATATCGTTCCAGTTTATTTCAacttaaaattacttaaatatgaTTATGATTATAACACAGTAGGCAATTCTGCTGAATGTCAAATGCAGATAAACCtgttcaaattttacaaattttgaTCCCTTCCTCGGGAGTTATCCACAACTCACCAATAAAACACCACGAGGAGGACGAGCACCGAGTCGTGTGTACTTGTCTGGATTTCGAAGAAATTCCTGACAAGTGAAAATCAGTATAATCAAAATTACATTCCTGTACCACCAGAAGattcaaaatgaaaataaaaaaaacctttaaaacacCCTGCAGATTGTAAGCTGCAAATGATGAGAGAACGGCGTACCACTATCTCTTCTAACTCCTCTTTAGCCTCATCCACACCAGCAATATCAGCAAACGTGACTGTTTCACCTCGTTCAGATGACTTTCTCCTGGAACTGCCTGATTTGCGGTTCCGAATCTGGCCAGCAGTGTGCTGCAAACAGCATACAATTTAGAAAAAtgtattgttttaaaaactgaaGGAAACATAAATTGAATGGGAAGGCCAATAAATCAAAAAGGAGTGAGAATGCAAACTCACCTGAGAAAAACTTACAGGTAATTGTTGGAAAAGCCCTGCTAACACAGCAACATAAAACACAGCTGTCTGCAAAATACCATAACAACCATGGAATTAGTAATGAAATATAATAACAAGGTCAGTATTATGAACCTGtgacacatttaattaaattatttgtaCAGATCAAGAATTGATATCTCTTTCACATTAATAACATAGTATTAGATGAAGCGCACGCAACTTGTTGTTCCTAGCTACAACATGGCATATTAACACATTTCAAAAGGTTCTTTGTTTCTTCCTGGTGTATGCATACTCACTTCATCAAGCCTATATCAAGCTTAGCTTCTTTTATATGTTATTAAACTCGGGCGTTCTGGCCATTATCTCGGCACGGAACAGCAAAACCAAGAAAACAGTGTTAGACAGTGCCGTTCCGTCATAGATGGGTGACTTTGGATATGGAACAATGCCGCTCTAATGTGGATGCTCTGGCCGTGACAGCCGTATATGATATTATCCTTAAATTTTTAAGGATAGCAAGGTtatattattgaattttattgGCATTTGCAAGTACGTTTATTTGAATACTTcataaaattttgattaattattttagtttttaacaaCTATGTGTTATTTGTATTAACTGTATTAGTGTCCACGTCATTAAAATATCGGCGGTTCCACTACCCGCTCCCAACCCGTTCCATTTTTGGAGATGGCCGCGCCGCCCCGCTATCAGAGATTGATACAAACAAAAAGAATCCaacttttaaataatttatagatTCAACCGGGGTATTATCATAGTCGTTAGTTAGCATCTCACAATACGTGCAAATTGCATCTCGACTCAACACTAAATTGCACCAAATCGGTATGAATCTATGGTGTGTATCTATTTGGACATGAATCTCATCTTGAATCCTAGTTCACTATGATGGATCTCGAATCATTGTTATGAATCACTATCTAATTCTAAACTTCGTATAACCAGCTACTTTTTTCCAAAGTTGTATAAGCAACCACTTTTCTTTTGCCACTGGCTATATAACTTGAAATTGCATTATTTTGAAGTTCATATATGATAATTTTGTTATGTTGATTGTCTTTTACTTAAAATGACCTTTTTAATCGGATTATTCATTCCCAAAAGTGGAATAGTTAGGTGCGGGATGACCGCTATACTTGATATTTTTTGCACaaattacatataataattataaggaaaatgctaaccagtgcccttagggtaatggttaagactttaaaatagtaaatttatctcggtaatctgcgtatttaatgcctgaaaaaatgaaatattaaattttctataaaatattttctttttttaaaatgcttaattattgccctgagggcactggttagcaagaccctaattataaacatatatttaatgaaaaattaaataaataactcaactcataaaatattcataaatcaaAGCACACATGACTCTTGAAGTATGACCCTTGACGTATGATTCTTAAAACATTGTAAATTTAAGGATAATTTCGGTTTTTTAGAGGGAAAAAGGATAGCTGGCCAAAAACATCTTCGGGCCAGGAACCGATCTGCTCCGTTATCCTGCTATTTACCTTATAGCAGCCACTATAGTGTTCTGCACCACTAAGGCTCCTCCCATAGCAGTCGGACTCCGCTCCGCCCCGCTATAGCGGGATAGCATCACTATTGACTACTCTCTTTCTAGCATGAACCTCCTCACACCCTAAGTAAATTCAGCCTAGGTAGTAAC
Encoded proteins:
- the LOC131662213 gene encoding ATP-dependent zinc metalloprotease FTSH 9, chloroplastic-like isoform X1, which encodes MLPLEYRLHYRYPLTHKKPKFYLNSHHQKLQFSRVNFRVFPSLCRFQCLASQNSRWVCRSTSDSDSATGSGSGDEKTGEGLVVEDADSESPGSDKRREKQKNGWRRPEFRWEPIVQAQEIAVLLLKFGMMFYVTSLLRPGVTFPGSEPKAPIKYESVPYSEFLSRVNGNQVRKVVVDGVHVMFRLKSGVGKVDDGEVLGGDNGLRESESLVKGVAPTKRIVFTTTRPSDIRTPYEKMLENEVEFGSPDKRSNGFFNYALTAVFYVAVLAGLFQQLPVSFSQHTAGQIRNRKSGSSRRKSSERGETVTFADIAGVDEAKEELEEIVEFLRNPDKYTRLGARPPRGVLLVGIPGTGKTLLAKAVAAEADVPFISCSASEFVELYVGMGASRVRDLFEKAKREAPSIIFIDEIDAVAKSRDGKFRMVSNDEREQTLNQLLTEMDGFESNSGVIVIGATNRSDVLDPALRRPGRFDRVVMVEAPDRIGRESILKVHVSKKELPLAKDVVLGDIASMTTGFTGADLANLVNEAALLAGRQSKAVVGKIDFIHAVERSIAGIEKKTAKLQGSEKAVVARHEAGHAVVGTAVAKLLPGQPRVEKLSILPRSGGALGFTYIPPTNEDRYLLFIDELHGRLVTLLGGRAAEEVVYSGRVSTGAVDDIRRATDMAYKAIAEYGLNQSIGPMSISTLSSGGMDESGGGVPWGRDQGHLVDLVQREVQTLLKSALAVALSIIRANPTVLEGLGAYLEEKEKVEGEELQKWLKLVVAPTELSRFIQSTQETLLPLQTGL
- the LOC131662213 gene encoding ATP-dependent zinc metalloprotease FTSH 9, chloroplastic-like isoform X2, with amino-acid sequence MLPLEYRLHYRYPLTHKKPKFYLNSHHQKLQFSRVNFRVFPSLCRFQCLASQNSRWVCRSTSDSDSATGSGSGDEKTGEGLVVEDADSESPGSDKRREKQKNGWRRPEFRWEPIVQAQEIAVLLLKFGMMFYVTSLLRPGVTFPGSEPKAPIKYESVPYSEFLSRVNGNQVRKVVVDGVHVMFRLKSGVGKVDDGEVLGGDNGLRESESLVKGVAPTKRIVFTTTRPSDIRTPYEKMLENEVEFGSPDKRSNGFFNYALTAVFYVAVLAGLFQQLPHTAGQIRNRKSGSSRRKSSERGETVTFADIAGVDEAKEELEEIVEFLRNPDKYTRLGARPPRGVLLVGIPGTGKTLLAKAVAAEADVPFISCSASEFVELYVGMGASRVRDLFEKAKREAPSIIFIDEIDAVAKSRDGKFRMVSNDEREQTLNQLLTEMDGFESNSGVIVIGATNRSDVLDPALRRPGRFDRVVMVEAPDRIGRESILKVHVSKKELPLAKDVVLGDIASMTTGFTGADLANLVNEAALLAGRQSKAVVGKIDFIHAVERSIAGIEKKTAKLQGSEKAVVARHEAGHAVVGTAVAKLLPGQPRVEKLSILPRSGGALGFTYIPPTNEDRYLLFIDELHGRLVTLLGGRAAEEVVYSGRVSTGAVDDIRRATDMAYKAIAEYGLNQSIGPMSISTLSSGGMDESGGGVPWGRDQGHLVDLVQREVQTLLKSALAVALSIIRANPTVLEGLGAYLEEKEKVEGEELQKWLKLVVAPTELSRFIQSTQETLLPLQTGL